In Lolium rigidum isolate FL_2022 chromosome 7, APGP_CSIRO_Lrig_0.1, whole genome shotgun sequence, the DNA window CGAGGTGCAACGTTGCTTAACTCCCGGTTCACGTACTCGTCGTACAAGTTGTTGGCAAGGTCATTCATCTCGGTGTCCCTGGAGCTGCCTGGGCCGTCGTACACGCTGAATAGATTCTTGATCCTACCATTGCGTTGACGGCTCGGGTACTTGGGATTGGCTGGTCGCATGCTGACCAGTTTCTCGCAGGTTCGTTTGTACAACCTGTTTTGGGGCTGGCCTGGCAGCATGAAGGGGCGATCCACCAGGAGGAACATCATGTAGTTGGATAGCACCTTGATCGCCTCCACACGGTCGGCTGCGTCCTTGGCTGTGCAGCTCTTGGCCAGGAAAACATCGGTGCCAAGGTGCCAGATGAGGATGCCCTCCTGGAACTCGACGCCGAGGGATTCTTTGAGAATGCCCTCGTACAATCCAAGACGGTCCAGCGGGTCCTCACCCCACTTCTTCCTCAGCATGCCGGTGTTGAACTTCCCTTTGCTGTACAACCGTGTCATGTACTCAGAGATGAATGTTTTCACCGGAGTTGACAGTTGAACGGTCCCTGAGTAATGCTTCCTGTTCCACCACTCATTGGGTGCAACCAGCTTTGCAAGCCTTCCGAGCAGAGGGCTGGTGAGTGTGTTGGCAGGGCGAGTGCAGAAGTGCAGCATGTTGTACTGCCCGATGGTTCCCGACCACTTCCTTGACTTGTACCTGCTGGCGCTAGCAGCCCCTCCCTTGACAACATGGTGAAGAGACACAACCAGGCGCCGAAGCCTGTCCCATCTCCGGCTGCACAGGGCTGTGTATTTAAGCCAGTGCCACTTGGTGCTGCTCAGGAATGCAAATGTCCATGAAGATCCTAGCGCGTTCATGAGTGACGTCGTCTCCATAAATAAGGCGCCTCCCAGCAAGATGTAGGTGATGGCAATGTCGTCTCTATTGTGGCCGTCCTTGCCAGTTAAGTTGAACAGCACCAGCGAGGTGGCAGTGATGACTGGCGAGACGGCACGTACCAGGTAGCCCAACGAGGTGTGGACCACAGATGCCTTGGTGTACAGGAGGTCATACATTAGGGAGAGCTCGATCTCCATCAGCTTCCATAGCTCCAATCTGTCCATCATTACGGCGGTGTACTCTTCGTGGCCTTCCATGGTGTCCTCCTCAATCACCGAGGAATCGACAATAGCGCGCTTGCAGATGTGGAACAGCGAGTGCGCTCTTCGCAGGAGGAACTCCTCATCCGTCGCCTTGTCCTGAGGGTGGAAATGCTTGTGGATGGCCGGTGGCTGCGCCTTGCCTGAGCTGCCAATGCTCTCCAGGGTGCCACACTTCAGCGCCCAAGTCCTCTCCCCGTACTTGACGACGCCGAGGGCGAACATCAAGACGGTGGCGAGCCCAAGCAAATTTCCACCAGCCATGTTCCGGTAGAGGAGGAGATAGGCTACTCCGAGGACCTGCACGACAAGGGTTTGGAGGTGGCGAAGCCAGAGCTGGTTGTCCTGGAGCGCGTAGGCGGTGATGTTGTCCGGGCCGCCGAGATGCAGCAGGAGGAATGGCGCCCAGAACGTGACGAGCGGATGCACCTGCACGATGCTGCTGAACGAAAGGTGCCCAACAGCATATATGGCAGTGGAGTCAGCCATGAGGTATGCTAGCCAGAGGATGAACCTTCTAACCGGCGCATCTTCACGCCGGCGGACCCCAGCCAAGATGAATAGGACGAACTGGAGCCCGAGGCTGAGCAGCACCAGGATTTGCATCGACTGGTGATTCCATAGAGCTAACAGTCCTCCGTCCATGCTATAATCTGCTTCTGTTTGCACTTCCGCGCTGCCTGGAATGAAGGAATTTTCACGACTCTGTTTCAGATACATGCAAACCTTGAGACCATAGTACCTTACAGTCTGGAATAGACAGAACAATCCTTAAAAATGCAAATACAGTAGCACATTATCATGttcagtaaaaaacatgaattccAAGGTCATGTAAGCACATCTTACACTTGGTACTCTTGATTgcctaatttttttaaaaatctcATCCATCAAAAGTTTCATTTGCACATTGCACACTATGTGTAGCCCTCCCAGATATACTTCTGTAACTAATGCTTGCAATTCACAAGCAATGTTGTCAGGGATTTGTCTACATACCAGCCGGGTGTGAGTAGTCTTGCAGCAGCTAGCAGTGGGCAGGTCCAAAATCAGTCGATGTTATCTTGTCACCGAGATGTGGAAGTGGCTGCAGGCCAGCGGCGAATCAAGAAATTGACGGCGGAAATGGCAGGGAGGAGCTGTTGATAGCAATACTTAGAGGCGGGCATGCCAAGCCCATCTCTCCGGTAGGGATAACTGGCTAAGGAGCCGGCCTTCGTGGTTTGTAGTTGTACATGGGATGCAGGCAAACAGAATTTAGTGCTAACCTGGCAGGATTCAGCATACTAGCTACACTTGCAGTTGCAGAGTAGACAAAAATTGCAATTATTAAGAATCAGTTCTGGAAGTTGCTCCAGTGGGATCCCCTTCGCCAGAGCCTGCTGGAGCTGCATCACGGGGCCACTCTTTTCTCCATTGTCGAGATACATTTTACTGAATCGCATGTGGACCAGTCTGACTGTATGAGGTGCAGGACGGTTCCAAGAGGTAGAGGTCCTGAGTTCACAGCCCACCACGTTCCTGTTTGGCTGTTTCCGTTGCCCACCACGTTATAGCTCTCAAGTGGATTGTACACTATATTTGGAGACTAGTCGAGTATAATTGCACTATGTTCCTGTTTGGTTGTTTCCAGTTGATGCTTGCAATTTTACTTCGACTCATAGTTAAGTGTGTACTTTGTGTCCTATGATTATCACTAGAAAATATCATGTTCACTTTGTTGATATCCATATTTCTGCTTCACCTGATGTCCTTTGATGTTGCTATCAACCAATATTTGTGATGATGTTGCTGGCTCATATGATATCACTCtgcacttctgctccggtgctcctcccctggaagcgttgtgttgtacctcgtttttGTACGACGTGGGGCTGTACTTAGGCGGATGAGATCATTAATTGGTTACATGACCTCTTTTTTTCTTATGTGAGGTACACATACCTTATCAATACAGACGGGTATACATGGGTTCAATATATATAGTTTTCGGTGGACCCAACACAGAAAAAAAAACTCAACTATGACACTTCAACTTTGtttagggggagcaccggagcagggcTCATCACTCTGATGTTGCATGAAGCATGGTTGCAGACAAGTGTGCACCGGAAGCAGAAGATATGGTGCCATGTTGTATGATATGGTTGTTATTCCTTTTATCAACAGCATGAACCAACCATACGCCTTTCACTTCATCTGAGATACCAAGGATGAACATGGATACGTCACTTTTAGATCAGCATTTGGATCCAACTTAAGGAACACATGATCTATGCAATTAAGGTTGTGGATTATTAGTAGGGATAGAAGACTCGACCCGACCCTTGGGACAGCTCCGGAATTTCAAACTTACTCACACTGTTTTACTGCCACTTATTTTTGTCTCCTATTTTCCTAACATTCCAATCATACCGTTCATGTATGAACTTGGAGGCTCTACAGAACAACGTAGGTATGCCTGATGCCCTAGCCCATGatgtgtgacacttgcctttgTCAACGCCACAAAGAGGCGACATGGACCTACATATATGAGTTATTCTCAGGCAGCTGATGTTTCGCAAATCCGATAAAGAAAAGACAAAGGGCGTGGTTGGAGTCCTTGGCAATAAGAATTTGAGTGTGCCGTGTTCATGTGCTTTGATACAATTGATCCGTGGTCAAATCTTAACAATAATTCATACTGGCATTTTCCATTATTACAAATCCCGGCTGCAAAATGAATAGGAAAAGACAACTTAGCTAGTTTTGAAATAATATATACTTACAACACGTGACAAACCACAACCTACATGATGCAAATCGGATGGATGTTACACGCTGGCTGATATATAGATGAACCCTAAAAATTCATGTAACAACAGCCCACGTAATGCAAATCAGATCAAAGTTGAAGTTCTTCTTAATTTCCTACAAAGAGCTCCTTGCTAGCTCCTTGGTCACCGCGGTGAGCTGAGACACGAACCTCTCCATGGCCAGCACAGGCAAGGAAATAGGTACCATGACACACTCCTCGCCCTTGGCGTTCTTGCAGCTCATATAAGCACTCGTCAGCCTGTTAACAATATCACCG includes these proteins:
- the LOC124673075 gene encoding uncharacterized protein LOC124673075, yielding MATRTFLFGPREVAALRVSLPARLARSATVFELITAAVWRCRTAALEHAPDERVCVLFLTNAHGSWKLELVHEAKIHMTDEYVRSVLDVLARGERYVNVALDKAFIATDVSRSGNHLMDLGWAERVGGGGSMAGDIVNRLTSAYMSCKNAKGEECVMVPISLPVLAMERFVSQLTATVRYYGLKVCMYLKQSRENSFIPGSAEVQTEADYSMDGGLLALWNHQSMQILVLLSLGLQFVLFILAGVRRREDAPVRRFILWLAYLMADSTAIYAVGHLSFSSIVQVHPLVTFWAPFLLLHLGGPDNITAYALQDNQLWLRHLQTLVVQVLGVAYLLLYRNMAGGNLLGLATVLMFALGVVKYGERTWALKCGTLESIGSSGKAQPPAIHKHFHPQDKATDEEFLLRRAHSLFHICKRAIVDSSVIEEDTMEGHEEYTAVMMDRLELWKLMEIELSLMYDLLYTKASVVHTSLGYLVRAVSPVITATSLVLFNLTGKDGHNRDDIAITYILLGGALFMETTSLMNALGSSWTFAFLSSTKWHWLKYTALCSRRWDRLRRLVVSLHHVVKGGAASASRYKSRKWSGTIGQYNMLHFCTRPANTLTSPLLGRLAKLVAPNEWWNRKHYSGTVQLSTPVKTFISEYMTRLYSKGKFNTGMLRKKWGEDPLDRLGLYEGILKESLGVEFQEGILIWHLGTDVFLAKSCTAKDAADRVEAIKVLSNYMMFLLVDRPFMLPGQPQNRLYKRTCEKLVSMRPANPKYPSRQRNGRIKNLFSVYDGPGSSRDTEMNDLANNLYDEYVNRELSNVAPRLTHVARLAEKLLEKERDGTADTLKLVLDVWMDILIYAGNKCSRNSHAQKLNSGGEMTTILWLMAEYLYQVSL